The nucleotide sequence GGAACTCCCTAACCACGGCTACGCAATGATCGAAGCTGGGCGTGTACTCCAGCGTGGCGATGGCCTCGAACGCGGCGCGCAAGCTGGCATGCGGCGCTCGGATCTGGGACAGGAATGCCTTCCGATGGCGTAGAAGGAATGGTGTCGCTGCCAGAAGCTGCTGAGGCTCGCGCTCGATGACGAGCGCAAAGTCGAAGAGATCGCGCGCCGTGACCCGATCGCCACGGTGGTACATCTTCTTTGCAATGATTTCAGCGGCGGTCTCTACTTTCACTGAGCAACCGCTGAGATCCCAGATGTCCCAAGCGTCGTCCAGAAGATTGGGAGCCGCCACGAAATCGACCTCGCCCTCCTCGAACTGGAGTTTGACGAAGGCACCCGGTTGCTCAGTGTAGTCCTGCGTCAATTCCGCGGCTGTGTCGCTCAAACGGGGTGAGACGAAACCGAGGTACTGCGGGTCAGGCACGAAGATGTCGATGTCTTTGCTCAGCCGATGCCGGTAACGAAACATCAGCACCGTTCCGCCGCCCAGCGTCCAGAACGGGTCTGCGATGCCGCCATACCGTTTGATCTCGTCAATCAGCGCCAGCGCCCGCGGGAACAGCTTCTCCCAGGGACCGCTGGGCAATGCTCCGGATTTCATGCCCACAGCGTCCGGCGGTGCACCGACAACGATCCAGCCAACTTCGCCACATTACGCCAGACTTGCTTTGGCGACTGGTGTGTATGCGAGGCAGCCTCCTCCACAGCCATCACGACGACAGGCACGGGCGCCTCATCCAGCAAATGCGTCATGTGCGGAGCAAAGGAAGCAGGCACTTCACCACTCGCCAGGGCTTGCTCCAGCATCTCGGGCGCCAGTTCTTGCGCATAGCTGACACTGGCGGTCTTGGCCGCCATCCACAGTCCGCGCTTCTTCCGCCGCGCTTGGGTATCCAGCTTAGGACTGTCCAGGCCCAGCACAGCCATGACCTGCCCCACCCGGTTGACACCCAGATCGCTCAAGGTGCCGTTCTCCAGGCCTACCAGCGTCTGACGAGACAGGCCGCTCAGGTGCGCCAACTGCGCTTGGGACAGGCCCAGCTCAGAGCGCCGGGTCCGCACGGCATGGCCGATATCGATGAGGTTCATGGCAGGCAGAAACCGAGAAGTGTCTGAAATTTTTGACATATTACGCCTCCCTGCCATGACCTGCAAGAGGCGGATCCGCCAGTCCGTACGAGGCGCTTCGCCGCCATGGCTCTCACGTGCGGAAGTGTCTGGGAACTCGCGCTTCTCGGCGCCCCGTTTGGGGCGAGGAGTAGCCATGAAACGGTCGAGATTCACCGACGAGCAGATCGCGTACGCGCTGCGCTTGGCCGAAGGCGGCACGCCCGTGGTCGACGTCTGTCGGCAGTTGGGTGTGTCCGAGGCGACCTTCTATACGCGGACGTTACGACGATTTTTCGATAGCTGGCGATAGCCCTCGAAGGACGTCAATTCACTCCCACTCAATCG is from Bordetella bronchialis and encodes:
- a CDS encoding nucleotidyl transferase AbiEii/AbiGii toxin family protein, whose amino-acid sequence is MKSGALPSGPWEKLFPRALALIDEIKRYGGIADPFWTLGGGTVLMFRYRHRLSKDIDIFVPDPQYLGFVSPRLSDTAAELTQDYTEQPGAFVKLQFEEGEVDFVAAPNLLDDAWDIWDLSGCSVKVETAAEIIAKKMYHRGDRVTARDLFDFALVIEREPQQLLAATPFLLRHRKAFLSQIRAPHASLRAAFEAIATLEYTPSFDHCVAVVREFLSEL
- a CDS encoding helix-turn-helix domain-containing protein, which produces MNLIDIGHAVRTRRSELGLSQAQLAHLSGLSRQTLVGLENGTLSDLGVNRVGQVMAVLGLDSPKLDTQARRKKRGLWMAAKTASVSYAQELAPEMLEQALASGEVPASFAPHMTHLLDEAPVPVVVMAVEEAASHTHQSPKQVWRNVAKLAGSLSVHRRTLWA